The window AGATGACCAGCTCGACGCAGTACCTTTGGTACCAGGATTTACTGGTGGACGATAACGAACAGGACGTCGCGGAATATTTCCGGGTGAACGTGACGAAGATCGACAAGGAAGGCAAGATCAACATTTACGGGTACGGCAGGGGCACGAAGCAGATCTCGAGCGACCAGGATTACCTGGGGAGGCTATACTACTTATATGTCGATTACAGGGATGTCCTCAAGGACCATCTCGATCTGAGGGCGGGCAGGACCTACGTAAGCTCCGCCGCGGTTTCCGGAACCATCGATGGCGCCTACCTCGACTTCAGGAACCTGGGGCCGGTGGGGGTCACCGTTTTCGGCGGCAGGAACGTGATCTTCGATGAAAAGAGGGAGATCGGCACGAGAGGGGATGCGCTCGCGGGAATGAGCGTCTACCTGGACACGGTAAAAAATACCCACATAGAACTGAGCGCCGGGAGGAAATACCGGGATACCGACGTGGCGCGCGAGAACATCGGCCTCGATTTTTCCACCACGCCCATCGGCAAGGTCAACATCTACGGACGCCTGAAATACGACACCATCGCGGAAACGACCAACGAACTGCTTTTCGGCGCCAAGGTGGCCCCCTTCAATGATCTGGTCCTTCGGGGCGAGTATTACCAGAGTTACGCCACGTTCGATACGGCGTCCATATTCAGCGTTTTCGCCGTGAACCAGTACAAGGAGGGAAGCCTTTCCGCCGAGTACCGGATCAACGACAAGTACCGTGTCAACGCGAAATTCGCCAGGGAAGATTTCGACGACGACGCGGACGCGAACGTTTTTGAACTCGGTTTTCTTGCCAAGCCGATCAAGGATCTCACCCTCGATGCGTCGTATGAAAAGAGAAGCGGCTTTGCCGGCAAGCTGGACGGCATCCGCCTTCATGGCGAGTACAAGATCGCCAAGGCGACGCTGCAGGCGGGCATCGATTACGACGACTTCCGGCGGGAATGGTCCAGGGATGATTCCGCAAAGAAGTACTGGGGCGCCGTGAGCTACGAATACAGCAAGATGATCAGCGCCATCCTGAGGGCGGAAGACGATGTCAATTTCAGATATGACAACAGTTACCAGGGATTTGCCGCCGTAAATCTCAATTTTTAACCTTGTGAGGAGAGACCATGAAATACAACGGGACGTTTAAATTTATCTTTCTGTTGACGGCCTTTCTTCTTCTTGCGCTCGTCACGCTCTCCTTCGCGAGGACGAACCACAGGGAATACCGGAGCCTGAAGCCCGACGAATGTACGGAGTGCCACCAGGGTTCCGACGTTATCCCGAACCACGGCGCCTTCTGGATGAAGGAGCACCGGCTGACGGCGGAGAAGGCGGGCAGCAACTGCGCGGATTGCCACCAGCAATCCTTCTGCCTCGACTGCCACGTCGGCGGGGGGATCGAACCGGACTTGAAGAGCAGCCTCTCGAGGAGAGGCGAGTACATGCCGAAGACGCATCGGTCCGACTGGATCTCCATCCACTCCATGAAGGCGACGGACAACCCCCAGAACTGCTACCGCTGCCACGAGTCGGGATTCTGCAACGACTGCCACAAGGGGATCCGGGAGAAGGGCAACATGAGGATCCGCTCCCACCGGAAGGCCGGGCCCTCGAACCAGACCTACAACTGGAATTCCGACCATGCCGCGGAAGCGCGGCGGAATCTCCAGTCGTGCGAGTCCTGCCATCCGGACGCCGATGTGTGCGTGGCGTGCCACCGCAGCGGGCAGACGAATCCCCACCCCAAAAACTGGAGAGACATATCGAAACGATACAAGGATGAAAGCAGGGGAAGGACATGCAGGAAGTGTCACATAACCATTCCATGAAAATACCCGCGAGGAGGAATGAGGCAATGAAGAACAGATGTCTGGGTTTCGCCTCCGTACTGTCGCTCTGTATGGTGGTGCTGCTGATCGGCGGCTGCGGTTCGTCGGGAAACAAGGAAGGCGACGCGGGGCTGACCAACGTGGGGGACACGGTCTGCATCCAGTGCCACAGCGCCGTCCAGGATCCCCTGACGCAGCAGAGCATCATCACCCAGTATGAAAGAAGCTCGCCGCACAAGGATTCGGCGCACGCGAACAACGGCAACGGCTGCGAGGCGTGCCACGGCAGCGCTTCCCAGCACAACGGCGTGGGACCGATCCCGTACCCCGATCCGTTCAAGGATAACGGCACGCGCTGCGCGTCCTGCCACGCCGGGCCCTACGCCACCGACGCGCCGACCAAGTTCGCCGCTTCCGGTCACGCCAACGTGGCGATCGAAGAGGGCAATTCGTGCCGGCGTTGCCATACCCATGAAGGCGCAGTGCTCGGCAATATCGGCGGCCTGACCGGAAATAAAGAGATCATGGACAGCTTGGTCAATCAAGGGTTCGTGCCCTATAGCACGACGGTCTCCCAATTCAAATGCTCGACCTGCCACGAGCACGGCGCGGGCCTCCGCCTCGTCATGGCGAGAGACAACAACAGCAACATCGTCAACTGGAACCCGGACAAGAACCAGGAGCCCGGCCAGTTCGACCTCTGCACGAGCTGCCATACCATGTACGACTACACGGGCAACACGCTGCTGGCCTCCGGGACGGCTGCCGATCCCGCCACCGGCAAGCCGGCGACGGGAATGGTCGGTCACCACGAAACCTCCTGGTACCGGATCATCGCCACCACCCACTTCGACAACCCGGTCACCGGCAGGAACACGGGCGACAACGCCGCCCTGGACAATGGGAACATCATCGAGGGCTACAACCTCCGGAAAAATACCGCGAACCCCTGCTTCGACTGCCACGGACATGAGTCGTATGCGGGAACCCGGCGCGGTCAGACCACCACGCCGACCATCTACACCGACTGGGCGCAGTCCAACCATGCCGGCGGCCTGCTGAGGGCCAAGTATACGGCGACCACCGGGTTGTCGGGAGCAACAGCGGTTGATTCCGCCATGGTTTCCGGTGTCAGCGCTACCGATTGCACCGTTACCGTCGGATCTCTCACGCGCGTCACCAGCGGCGGCGACGCCTGGGCCCATTACAACTGGGACCGTACCGGCCGGGCCTCCTGCCAGAAGTGCCACACGGCTACCGGCGTTTCGAATTACCTGGACGATCCGGCGAACTATGTACCGGCGAATAACAGCTTCTCGCACCTGACCGGCGGCCAGAACGAACTGCTCTACTGCTGGGGTTGCCATAAAAACGCGGCCAAGGGCCTGCTGTACACGCCGGGCGCCATCACGGCGGATTACAATTTCAAGGGTACCGGCGCAACCAGCGCCAAGGCCGTTTTCCCCGACGTAGGCGCTTCCAACATCTGCATCACCTGCCATTCCGGCCGGGAGAGCGGTGAAACCGTCAACGCCCTTACCGTCACCTTCGACAACGTCAGCTTCAAGAACTCCCACTACCTGGCGGTCGGCGGCCTGATGTACGTGAAGTCCGGATTCATCAACTTCATCGACCTCAGCACCGCCATCGGGACCAGCACCTACGGGGCGTCCCTTACCTCCACGGACGACGGCGGCGCGGTCTCCAGCACCCACCGGAAACTCGGCACGACCGCCATCAACGGCGACAGCCACAACGCGGCCGCCTTCACCCCGGGGAATTTCGACTCGAACGGCCCCTGCATCACCTGCCACATGCAGGCGACCGGCCAGCCGACCCGGACTACGAGCCACACCTGGGAGATCAACTGGAACGCCTTCAATCAGGTCTGCATCAAGTGCCACGATGAAGAAGGCGGCGTCGCGCTCGACAACACGAACTTCGAGGAACTCTTCATCGACGAGCAGGCCATCCCGTTCCAGAACGCCCTGGCCCTGGCCATCGACAGGCTCATGGCGAGATACGAAATCACCTACAATCCGGCGAGCAATCCGTACTTCTTCGATCTGAGCGCCGCGCATATCACGATCGGATCCGATGGTTCCGTCACGGACTGGACCCGCAACGGGACCCTTTCCGCGGCGGACGCGAAAAAGCTGATGGGCGCCTGCTTCAACATCAACCTTCTCACCCGCGAGCCGGCCGCGTATGTCCACGCGCGGACCTACACCCGCAGGCTCCTCTACGACACGATCGACTTCCTGGACGACGGGATCATCAACATGTCGACCAATGCTTCCGCGGAAGCCTTCAACTCCACGATTTACGGCCGAGGGGTGGATGCGAACACGCCTCCCACGACCGAAAGCTACAAGTACCTGACCAAGTACAATCGCACCACCGGTGCGTGGGACACGACGAGCCCGCGCCCGTAGCCCCGAACCGCTTTTCGATCGGACGCCGTACCCGCCCCGCCTCGAAAGAGGCGGGGCGTTTTTCTTCCCCGAAGGGAACGAAGGGACCGATCCGCGGCGGTCCGTCCGCGGCGGTCCCCTGTTGATTTCGGCGGGCCGTTTTCGTATGATGTTCCGGCTTTCCGAAGGGATACTGTCGACATCATCCTCGCCGTTGCGCCGGGAGCCTTATCCATCCATAAAGGGAGGTACTACCGCGTGGGAAAAAACATCGTCCAGAAGATCATTGACGCGCATTACGTATCGGGCGACAAGAAGCCGGGCAAGGAGGTCGCCGTCCGGATCGACCAGACCCTGACCCAGGACGCCACCGGCACCATGGCGTACCTGCAGTTCGAGGCGATGGGCGTTCCCCGGGTAAAGACCGAGAAGTCGGTCTCCTACGTCGACCACAACACGCTGCAGGAAGGGTTCGAGAACGCCGATGACCACCTGTACCTGCAGACGGTCGCCGCCAAGCACGGGATCTTCTACTCCCGCGCGGGGAACGGCATCTGCCACCAGGTCCACGTCGAGCGGTTCGGCGCCCCCGGCAAGACGATGCTGGGCTCCGACTCCCACACCCCCACGGGCGGCGGCATCGGGATGATGGCGATCGGCGCCGGGGGACTGGACGTCGCCGTGGCGATGGCGGGCGGCCCGTTCTACATGACGTATCCGAAGGTGGTCAAGGTGAACCTGACCGGCAAGCTCCAGCCGTGGGTGGCCGCCAAGGACGTCATCCTCAAGCTGCTGGAGATCCTGACGACCAAGGGGAACGTGGGGTCGATCGTGGAGTACGCCGGCGCCGGCGTCGAGACGCTGTCGGTCCCCGAGCGCGCCACGATCACGAACATGGGCGCCGAACTCGGCGTGACCACCTCGATCTTCCCCTCCGACAAGGTGACGAAGGCATTCCTCAAGGCCCAGGGCCGCGAGGAGGCGTGGGTGAAGCTCAAGGCCGACCCGTCGGCGAAATACGAGCGGGTGATCGACATCGACCTGACCGTGCTCGAGCCGATGGTCGCGATGCCCCACAGCCCCGACAACGTGAAGCGGGTGAAGGAGCTCGCCGGGAAGAAGGTCGACCAGGTGCTCGTGGGCTCCTGCACGAACGCCTCCTACAAGGACATCACCACCCTCGGTAAGATCCTCGAAGGCCGGACGATCAGCCCCAACGTGTCATTCGGCGTGGCGGCGGGCTCCCGGCAGGTCCTCCAGATGGCGGCGAAGGAGAGCAGCATCGCGAAGCTGGTGGGCGCCGGGGCGCGGATCCTGGAAAGCGCCTGCGGCTTCTGCATCGGCGCGGGCCAGGCGCCCCCGTCGGGAGGGGTCTCCGTGCGGACGAACAACCGGAACTTCGAGGGCCGGTCCGGAACGAAGGACGCCGGGATCTTCCTCGTCTCGCCGGAAACGGCGGCGGCGTGCGCCTTGACGGGCATGATGTCCGATCCGCGGGACGTCGCGGCGAAGCTCGGGATCGCGTACCCCGAGGTGAAGGTGCCCAAGAAGTTCCACATCGACGACTCGATGGTCCTGGCCCCCGCGGCGGAAGGCAACGGAGTCTCGGTCCGGCGCGGGCCGAACATCGGGAAGCCGCCGGAGAGCGCGCCCCTGCCCGAGTCGATCCGCGGCGCGGTCACGCTGAGAGTAGGCGACAAGATCACCACCGACCACATCATGCCGGCCGGGGCGCGGCTGAAATACCGCTCCAACATCGCGAAATACGCCGAGTTCGTCTTCGAGGGCGTCGACCCCACCTTCAGCAAGCGGTCCCTGGAGAACAAGGCGAAGGGGGTCCACAACGTGATCGTCGGCGGGCTCTCCTACGGGCAGGGTTCCTCGCGGGAGCACGCGGCGATCTGCCCCAGCTACCTGGGCGTCCGTGCGGTCATCACCAGGTCGTTCGAACGGATCCACTCCGCGAACCTGATCAACTTCGGCATCGTGCCGTTCCTCTTCGCCAACGAGGGCGACTATGACAAGATCGCCCAGGGCGACCAGGTCGAGATCCCGAACGTCCGGGAGGCGATCCGGAAAGGGAGCAAGCTCAAGGCGCGCAACGTCACGAAGGGGTTCGACTTCGAGATCACCCACTCCCTTACCGGGCGGCAGATCGACATCATCCTGGCCGGCGGGCGCCTGGCGTACACGAAGGAGAAGGGGTCGTTCTAGTCCATGGGAAAGGACGACTGGAAGTACGACGAAGACGCGCTGGAGGAGAGCGAGAAAGAGGATAAGAAGGCTGACCCGCCCCCGGAGAAGCAGTGCGGCAACTGCCTCCACTGGGTCGACCGGGAGGCGCTCTACTGCCCCTGGTGCGGGAAGCCGCTCGGGGATAAGGACCGAAGGCGCTGACTCCCCGGGAAGGGTCCGGCGGGATAAAAGAGGCAGAATATAAGGTCTTGACAAGGGCGCGGAATGATTGATAAGTTCACAAATGTTGCAAATTTTGGGCGGTTGCAAGTCCAAGTTTGACAGCGGAATCCAGTAAGGAGGTACAAAGAAGTGGCACAAGGAACGGTGAAGTGGTTCAACGACGCGAAGGGGTACGGGTTCATCGCCCAGGAGGGGGGTCCGGACGTGTTCGTGCATTTCAGCGCGATCAAGATGGACGGCTTCCGCTCCCTCAAGGAAGGCGAGCGCGTCGAGTTCGAGATCACCGAAGGCCCCAAGGGCCCACAGGCCGCCAACGTCACCAAGCCGTAACGGACGGGCAACCCCAAGGGGCGAAACAACCCCTGCAAACCAAAACCCCGGCGGGAAACCGCCGGGGTTTTTTTTTACCCCCCGGCACAAGCCGGCATCACAAAGTTGAGGCGAAGAGCTACTTCGCCTGTGGATTCGCCGGCGTGCCCGGCATCGCGGGGACCCCTGCCGGTCCCGCCGGCATCCCCGCCGGCGGGGCGGGCATCGACTGGGCGGGGGCGCCGGCGCCGCTCTTCATGATGCTGCGCGAGGCGGTGCTGCCGGAGAAGTAGGCGAGGAAAAGCGAGGTGAGCATGAAGATGACCGCCGCGCCCGCCGTCAGCTTGCTCAGGAAGCTGGTCGGCCCGGTGGAGCCGAACAGGGTCTGGGATGAGCCGCCGCCGAAGACCGCTCCGATGTCGGACCCCTTTCCCGTTTGCAGCAGGATGACGAGGATCAACGCGACGGATACGATCACGTGCAGGATGACGATCAGGGTATGCATGGTCCGTGGTTTCCTTCTGCGGAATTATTGGAACGTCACGATCTTCGCGAACGATTCGGGGGAGAGGCTCGCTCCCCCCACCAGCGCGCCGTCGATGTCTTCGTTCGCCATCAGCGCGGAAATGTTGTCGGGCTTCACGGACCCGCCGTAGAGGATCCGCACCGAATCGGCCGCCCCCCCCCACAGCTCCCGGAGCCGTCCCCGCAGGAAGGCGTGGACTTCCTGCGCCTGGGCCGGCGTCGCCGTCTTCCCCGTCCCGATGGCCCACACGGGCTCGTAGGCCACGATGACGCGCACAGCTTCGGCGGCGGGGATCTCCTTCGATCCTCCGGCGAGCTGCCGTCCGACCACGTCGAACGTCTTCCCGCCCTCGCGATCCGGAAGCATCTCCCCCACGCAGAGGATCGGGGTGAGCCCGGCGGCGAGTGCCGCACGGACCTTCCGGTTCGCCGCGTCGTCCGTTTCCGCGTAATATTGCCTCCGCTCGGAGTGGCCGATGATGCAGTGGGTCGCCCCGGCATCCTTCAGCATCCGGGTCGAAACCTCACCGGTGAACGCCCCGTCCTCCGCGAAGTGGACGTTCTGGGACGCCACCCCGATGCCGCTTCCCTGGACGAGCTGCGCCACCGCCGCGATCGACGGGTACGGCGGGGCGAGTACGATCTCGACCCCCCGGACGCCCGACACGAGCGGCAGGAAGGCCCGGACGAAGGCCGCGGATTCCCCCGCGGTCTTGTACATCTTCCAGTTGCCGGCGATGACCGGGGTGCGCATCGCGTCACTTCGCCCCGGAGACGAACTTCGCCAGGTCGACCAGGCGGCAGGAGTACCCCCACTCGTTGTCGTACCAGGAGAGCACCTTCGCCATCTTCCCGCCGATCACCTTCGTGGAGAGGGCGTCGAAGGAGGACGAGGCCGGGTCGTGGTTGAAATCGATCGAGACGAGCGGCTCGCTCACGTACTGGAGGATCCCCTTCATGGGCCCCTCGGAGGCCTTCTTCATCGCCGCGTTGATCTCCTCCGCCGTGACGTTCTTCGAAAGCTCCGCCGTCAGGTCCACCACGGATACGTTCGGGGTGGGGACGCGGATCGCCATCCCGTCGAGCTTTCCCTTCAGCTCGGGGATGACGAGCGAGACGGCCTTGGCGGCGCCCGTGGTCGTCGGGATCATCGACACCCCCGCGGCGCGCGCCCGGCGCAGGTCCTTGTGCGGCAGGTCGAGGATCTTCTGGTCGTTCGTGTAGGCGTGGATCGTGGTCATCAGGCCGCGCTCGATCCCGAAGCTGTCGAGCAGCACCTTGGCGACCGGGGCGAGGCAGTTCGTGGTGCAGGAGGCGTTGGAGATGATGAAATGCTTCTTCGGGTCGAACGTTTTTTCGTTCACGCCCATGACGAAGGTGGCGTCTTCCCCCTTCGCCGGGGCGGAGATGAGCACGCGCTTCGCGCCCGCCGCGAGGTGCTTCCCCGCGCCGTCCCGGTCCGTGTACCGGCCGGTGGATTCGATGACGACCTCGACACCCAGCTTCCCCCAGGGCAGTTCGGCGGCATCCTTGCACGCGAGGACCTGGATCTCCTTGCCGTTCACCACGATCGCGTTTTCCTTCACCTCGACGGACGCCTCGAAGCGGCCGTGCACGGAGTCGTACTTCAGGAGGTGCGCCAGGGTCTTCGCATCCGTGATGTCGTTCACGGCCACGATCTGGAGCGAGGGATCCTTGTACGCGGCGCGGAAGAAGTTGCGTCCGATCCGACCGAACCCGTTGATGCCGACTTTGACGGCCATATCGCGAACCTCCTGCACGGTAGTAGGATGATGATGCCGGAAAGGGAAGATTATACCCCTTGAGGGCCTTCTGTCAATTATTCCGGGTATATAATGAAATCCCCCGCGGGCCGGATCCCCGCGGGAGGGGGCGGATCGTGGAGCGGCGGACGATCGTGGTGACGCGGCGCCTGCCCGGGGTGCCGTGGGACGACCTGGCGAAGCGGTTCCTGGCGGGGGACCCCCCGAAGGACGGGGCGATGCCCCGGGAGGAATTCCTTGCCCGCGCCCGGGGGGCGTCCGGGATCCTGTGCACGCTGGCGGACCGGGTGGACGCGGAGCTGATGGACGCGGCCGGGCCCTCCCTTTCGGTCGTGTCGAACTTCGCCGTCGGGGTGAACAACGTCGATGTGGCCGGGGCGACCCGGCGCGGGATCCGGGTCTGCAACACGCCGGACGTGCTGACGGATGCTACGGCCGACCTCGGGTTCGCCCTTCTCCTTTCCGCGGCGAGAATGGTGTCGGACGCCGACCGGTTCGTTCGCGCGGGACGCTGGACCGGTTGGGACCCGTGGGGGTTCCTCGGAGTCCCCGTTGCCGGGAAGACGCTGGGGATCGTCGGAATGGGGAAGATCGGGGCCGCGGTGGCCCGCCGGTCCCGCGGCTTCTCGATGAAGGTCCTCTACCACAACCGACGCCGGGTGCCTCCTCCGGAGGAGGCCGGACTCGCGGCGGAATACCGCGATCTCGACGCCCTTCTCGCGGAGAGCGACTTCGTCGTGTTGTGCGTTCCTCTCACCCCGGAGACCCGCGGGCTGATCTCCACGGAGCGACTCGGGAGGATGAAACGGACGGCGGTCCTGGTGAACATCTCCCGGGGAGAGGTGGTGGACGAGGAGGCGGTGGCGACGGCGTTGGCGGAGGGGCGGCTGTTCGGGGCGGGACTCGACGTCTTCGAGAAGGAGCCGCGGATTCACCCCCGGCTGCTGTCGGCTCCTTCGGCGGTGCTCCTGCCGCACCTCGGGAGCGCGACCGGGGAGACCAGGGAGGCGATGGGACGGCTGGCGACGGAGAACCTGCTCGCGGTGCTCGACGGGCGGGAGCCGCCATGCCCCGTCAATTGAAGCCGATCCCCTTCCGGCGGAGGATGTCCATGGGGTCGATCGTCCCGGTCTTGGAGAAGGGGACCCGCACCACGCCGATGATCGGGGCGACCACGCCCACCGAGCCGTTGAACTCGTAGTTGAGCGACCGGGCATCGAGCACATCGCGAAGCGCATCGGCGAAGACGTCGGTCTGCAGCCGCACGGGCACCTTGACCACCGTTTCCCCGGAGGGCTCGATGCGCATCTCCTCGGTCCGTTCCCCATCGGCCAACCGCCGGGTTCCCACCGTCGCGGAGTAGGCGACGCTGGCCACCGTCAGGGCGTACGAATTCGGGTTGTTCACCGCGAGGTGAAGGATCACCTCGAGCGGGCCCCTGGACAGGAAGGGGTTGCCGGCGATCCCGATGTCGACGACCCGCACCTTCGGGTTTTTGAAAACCTCTTTCAGGAGAGGGCGGCACGAGGAGAGGGGAAGGCACGATGCTGCGAACAGAAGCAGGAGGACCCACCGCTTGACGATCCGCATCTCCGACGTCCGTGTCGATCCGTCGCTGCCGGAACGGTCTCTGCCCGCGCGCATATCCATGATTATAGGCGTTCCGATCGAGGAGGTGCAGCGGTTTTCCGTGGTCCGGCGGGGGTACGACGCCCGGCGGAAAGGCGACGTGCGCCGCGTCTACACGGTGGAGTGTTCCCTCGGCTCCCCCGCGGCGGAGGAGGCGGCGTGCGCCCGGGTTCCCGGCGCGAAGCGATATGAAGCGCCCCCCGACCCGTTCCCGAAATCCCCCGTGCGACGGCCGGACCTTCCTCCCGTCGTCGTGGGGGCCGGGCCGGCCGGGCTGTTCGCGGCCCTGACGCTGGCGCGGTTCGGCGCCCCCCCCGTCGTCCTGGAACGCGGGAGGCCGGTGGAGGAGCGGGGAGAGGACGTCGCCCGGTTCTGGCGCGACGGGACCCTCGACCCCGAGAGCAACGCCCAGTTCGGGGAGGGGGGCGCGGGAACGTTCTCGGACGGGAAGCTCACCACCCGGATCGGGGACCCCCTCGTGGACCACGTCGTGTCGACCTTTGCGGAGTTCGCGGGGATCCCGGGGCTCGTCAAGGACGCGAAGCCGCACGTGGGGACCGACCGGCTCCGTCACTTCTGCCGGCGGATGCGCGCGGAGCTCGCCTCCCTGGGCGCCACCGTCCGGTTCGGGGCGCGGGTCGAGGAGTTGTCGGTGTCGGAGGGGAAGGTGTGCGGGGTTCGCCTGGCGGGGGACGAAGAGGTCCGATCCCCGGTCGTCCTCCTGGCGACGGGCCACTCGGCGCGCGACACGGTGCGGCGGCTCTTCGCGCAAGGCGTCGGGATGTCGGCGAAGGCGTTCGCCGTCGGGTTCCGGGTGGAGCATCCCCAGGCGATGATCGACCGGATCCAGTACGGGTCGATGGCGGGGAAGGGCCTCCCCCCCGCGGAGTATCGTCTTGCGGCGCGCGCCCCCTCGGGCCGCGGGGTCTACTCCTTCTGCATGTGCCCCGGGGGAGAGGTGATGAACGCGGCGTCGGGGGAGGGGCAGTCGCCCGTGAACGGGATGAGCGTCCGGGCCCGCAACTCGGGGTTCGGGAACAGCGGGATCGTGGCGTCGGTCGCGCCCGCGGAGTTCGGGGAGGCGGGAGCGCGGGAGGGCGGCCCGCTGGCGGGAATCGATTTCCAGGAGGCGATCGAACGCCGCGCGTTCGACCGCGGCGGCGGCGGATACGGCGTGCCGGCCGCGAACCTGCTCGCCTTCCTCCGAGGGAAGGAGTTCCCCCCGTCTCCGGGCCGCCTCCTCGCCCCGCGGGTCGTCCCGGACGACCTGCGCGGCATCCTGCCGGGTGCGGTGGAGGAGGACCTCCGCTTCGGGCTGCTCCGGTTCGGGGGGGCGATGCGGGGGTTCCTCACCCGGGAGGCGACGTTGTACGCCGTCGAGTCCCGGACCTCTTCGCCCGTGCGCATCGAGCGGGTAAATTACGAGTCGGTGACGCACAAAGGGTTGTATCCTGTCGGGGAGGGCGCGGGGCACGCCGGCGGGATCGTCTCCTCGGCCGTGGACGGGATCCGCGCCGCCCTCCGTATCCTCGAAACCTTATCCTGAGTGGAAAGCAGGGGTGCCGATGCAGAAGACGCGTTACGTGAAGGACCTCAAGGAGGGGGAGCAGGTCCGCGACCTGTTCCTGGTCGGGAACAAGGCGCTGTTGACCAGCAACGCCGGGAAGCCGTACCTGACCTTGCAGCTTCGCGACCGGACGGGACAGATCGAGGCGAGGGTGTGGGACCGCGCCGAGGACATGGGAAAGCGGTTCGAACGGGACGACGTGGTCGAGGTGGGCGGCACCGCCATCGCTTACCAGGGGCGCGTCCAGCTCAAGGTCCACGACGTCCGGCGGGAGGAAGGCGGGACGAAGGACCTCTCCGAGTACCTCCCGGTCACGAAGAAGGGGATCGAGCCGCTCTGGAAGACGCTCCAGGAGTACATCGCGGCGGTGAAGGACCCGGACCTGGCGCGGCTCCTCGCGGCCGTCTTTCCCGACCCGCCGGATGCGGACGTGGCGCGCCGCTTCCGCCAGGCGCCGGGCGGAAAGACGATGCATCACGACTACATCGGGGGGCTGCTGGAGCACACGGTCTCCGTCGCGGGGATCTGCCGCATGCTGTCGGCCCACTACGAGGGCGTGGACGCGGACCTGCTCCTCGCCGGGGCCCTGCTGCACGATGTCGGGAAGGTACACGAGCTTTCCTATGAGGGGGCGTTCGACTACACGGACGAGGGGCGCCTGCTGGGCCACCTCTACATGGGGACCGAGTACGTGAGCCGCGTCTGCGACTCCCTCTCCGGTTTTCCGCCGGAAAAGACCATGCTGGTGAAGCACATCATCCTGTCACACCATGGGGAGCTCGAGTACGGCTCCCCGAAGCGGCCCAAGACGCTGGAGGCGATCCTGCTCCATCACGTGGAGAACATGGACGCGAAGGCGACCGCGTTCGGGGACGCCATCGCCGAGCTGCGCGAGGGGGTTCGCTGGACCGACTACCAGAGGATGTTCGAGCGGTACCTCTTCTCCGGGAAGTTCCCGAAGGAATAACCGCCCATGGAAGGCTGGAAGAATTTCCTCGAGGAACGGGAGCGGCGACATCTGCTGCGGAGGCTCGTCCCGTCGTCCGGGCGCGCCCCCGCCCTCGCGGTGCGGGACGGCCGGGAATACGTCGACTTCTCCTCCAACGACTATCTCGGGCTGTCGTCCCACCCCGCGCTGGTCGCGGCGGCGCGGGAGGCGCTCGACCGGTACGGCGTCGGATCCGGGGCGTCCCGCCTGATGAGCGGGGACCTGGCGATCCACCACGAGCTCGAGGAGGGCGTGGCGGTGTTCAAGGGGAGCGAGGCGGCCCTGGTCTTCAACTCCGGCTA of the bacterium genome contains:
- a CDS encoding cytochrome C produces the protein MKYNGTFKFIFLLTAFLLLALVTLSFARTNHREYRSLKPDECTECHQGSDVIPNHGAFWMKEHRLTAEKAGSNCADCHQQSFCLDCHVGGGIEPDLKSSLSRRGEYMPKTHRSDWISIHSMKATDNPQNCYRCHESGFCNDCHKGIREKGNMRIRSHRKAGPSNQTYNWNSDHAAEARRNLQSCESCHPDADVCVACHRSGQTNPHPKNWRDISKRYKDESRGRTCRKCHITIP
- a CDS encoding cytochrome c3 family protein, whose amino-acid sequence is MKNRCLGFASVLSLCMVVLLIGGCGSSGNKEGDAGLTNVGDTVCIQCHSAVQDPLTQQSIITQYERSSPHKDSAHANNGNGCEACHGSASQHNGVGPIPYPDPFKDNGTRCASCHAGPYATDAPTKFAASGHANVAIEEGNSCRRCHTHEGAVLGNIGGLTGNKEIMDSLVNQGFVPYSTTVSQFKCSTCHEHGAGLRLVMARDNNSNIVNWNPDKNQEPGQFDLCTSCHTMYDYTGNTLLASGTAADPATGKPATGMVGHHETSWYRIIATTHFDNPVTGRNTGDNAALDNGNIIEGYNLRKNTANPCFDCHGHESYAGTRRGQTTTPTIYTDWAQSNHAGGLLRAKYTATTGLSGATAVDSAMVSGVSATDCTVTVGSLTRVTSGGDAWAHYNWDRTGRASCQKCHTATGVSNYLDDPANYVPANNSFSHLTGGQNELLYCWGCHKNAAKGLLYTPGAITADYNFKGTGATSAKAVFPDVGASNICITCHSGRESGETVNALTVTFDNVSFKNSHYLAVGGLMYVKSGFINFIDLSTAIGTSTYGASLTSTDDGGAVSSTHRKLGTTAINGDSHNAAAFTPGNFDSNGPCITCHMQATGQPTRTTSHTWEINWNAFNQVCIKCHDEEGGVALDNTNFEELFIDEQAIPFQNALALAIDRLMARYEITYNPASNPYFFDLSAAHITIGSDGSVTDWTRNGTLSAADAKKLMGACFNINLLTREPAAYVHARTYTRRLLYDTIDFLDDGIINMSTNASAEAFNSTIYGRGVDANTPPTTESYKYLTKYNRTTGAWDTTSPRP
- a CDS encoding aconitate hydratase, giving the protein MGKNIVQKIIDAHYVSGDKKPGKEVAVRIDQTLTQDATGTMAYLQFEAMGVPRVKTEKSVSYVDHNTLQEGFENADDHLYLQTVAAKHGIFYSRAGNGICHQVHVERFGAPGKTMLGSDSHTPTGGGIGMMAIGAGGLDVAVAMAGGPFYMTYPKVVKVNLTGKLQPWVAAKDVILKLLEILTTKGNVGSIVEYAGAGVETLSVPERATITNMGAELGVTTSIFPSDKVTKAFLKAQGREEAWVKLKADPSAKYERVIDIDLTVLEPMVAMPHSPDNVKRVKELAGKKVDQVLVGSCTNASYKDITTLGKILEGRTISPNVSFGVAAGSRQVLQMAAKESSIAKLVGAGARILESACGFCIGAGQAPPSGGVSVRTNNRNFEGRSGTKDAGIFLVSPETAAACALTGMMSDPRDVAAKLGIAYPEVKVPKKFHIDDSMVLAPAAEGNGVSVRRGPNIGKPPESAPLPESIRGAVTLRVGDKITTDHIMPAGARLKYRSNIAKYAEFVFEGVDPTFSKRSLENKAKGVHNVIVGGLSYGQGSSREHAAICPSYLGVRAVITRSFERIHSANLINFGIVPFLFANEGDYDKIAQGDQVEIPNVREAIRKGSKLKARNVTKGFDFEITHSLTGRQIDIILAGGRLAYTKEKGSF
- a CDS encoding cold shock domain-containing protein, whose translation is MAQGTVKWFNDAKGYGFIAQEGGPDVFVHFSAIKMDGFRSLKEGERVEFEITEGPKGPQAANVTKP
- the secG gene encoding preprotein translocase subunit SecG, with amino-acid sequence MHTLIVILHVIVSVALILVILLQTGKGSDIGAVFGGGSSQTLFGSTGPTSFLSKLTAGAAVIFMLTSLFLAYFSGSTASRSIMKSGAGAPAQSMPAPPAGMPAGPAGVPAMPGTPANPQAK